One Arcobacter arenosus DNA window includes the following coding sequences:
- a CDS encoding DUF4912 domain-containing protein encodes MNPKADDLVKESMKLENDFSSSSHVIDTLVKEGEPVVQEYKIPDRYNKDTLRILMVNTEKYFVYWEVSDQTLAKNNIDLGKDKLYFKVFNTDNQELYSFESSFALGKYYVKRPFENMNVYVKVGLTKEDDFIELITSNTVHTFSSQVNLPSSEDEVWIRKKMGWTEVIRSTIEHSEQGVSSAKYIEEMEKIKHFIEEVEEKQKFSSSSVVK; translated from the coding sequence ATGAATCCAAAAGCAGATGATTTAGTAAAAGAGAGTATGAAGCTAGAAAATGATTTTTCTAGTTCATCGCACGTAATTGATACCCTTGTAAAAGAGGGAGAACCAGTTGTCCAAGAGTATAAAATCCCAGATAGGTACAATAAAGATACCCTAAGAATTTTGATGGTAAATACTGAAAAATATTTTGTGTATTGGGAAGTTAGTGATCAAACACTAGCAAAAAATAACATTGATTTAGGAAAAGATAAACTTTATTTTAAAGTTTTTAATACAGATAATCAAGAACTTTATAGTTTTGAATCTTCTTTTGCATTAGGTAAATACTATGTAAAAAGACCTTTTGAGAATATGAATGTTTATGTAAAGGTTGGTTTAACAAAAGAGGATGATTTTATTGAATTAATCACTTCAAATACAGTACATACATTTTCTTCACAAGTTAATTTACCAAGTAGTGAAGATGAGGTTTGGATTAGAAAAAAAATGGGATGGACTGAAGTTATTAGAAGTACAATTGAGCATTCAGAGCAAGGAGTGTCTTCAGCAAAATATATTGAAGAGATGGAAAAGATTAAACATTTTATAGAAGAAGTTGAAGAGAAACAAAAATTTAGTTCTTCTTCAGTTGTAAAATAG
- a CDS encoding glycogen synthase, translating into MSILFAASEIFPYAKTGGLADVGHALPEALRNEGERVYSIMPLYNQIDRDKFNIVYAGLTFDYWLAGVRHQFDVFHKKDSQDELFIYNPILCDRLGLYYDDFGDFGDNALRFGLFSYSILEVMIRMKLDIHAIHVNDWQTALVPMLIKTRYKLDIKTVLTIHNLAYQGVFGKDVMDQLELDWDTCFKFNGLEYYDAVNFLKAGIYFSDKVTTVSSTYAQEIQTASFGNGLDETLRINSYKLKGIVNGISTEVFNPKKDEYIEKNFSFKSYKGKKKNKELLCEELGLVGDNKPLFIFIGRFTSQKGVDLILDAMELFASYEANFVILGSGEDSYNNAFRSLIDRYKNIKIRIGYDEGFGRKLYASADYLLMPSIFEPCGLNQMICMQYGVLPIVAKTGGLKDTVIDFTDINNLEELSLGVGVTFDEHNLFWFNHAIAKALSLYANKDKFEDISKHNMQIDNSWKNSAHEYINLYKK; encoded by the coding sequence ATGAGTATTCTTTTTGCAGCAAGTGAGATATTCCCATATGCCAAAACGGGAGGTTTAGCTGATGTTGGTCATGCTTTACCAGAGGCTTTACGGAACGAAGGGGAAAGAGTTTACTCTATTATGCCTTTATATAATCAAATAGATAGGGACAAATTTAATATTGTTTATGCTGGTTTGACATTTGATTATTGGTTAGCTGGAGTTAGACATCAATTTGATGTTTTCCATAAAAAAGATTCACAAGATGAGTTGTTTATTTATAATCCAATTTTATGTGATAGATTAGGTTTATATTATGATGATTTTGGGGATTTTGGAGACAATGCACTAAGGTTTGGTCTTTTTTCTTATTCTATTTTAGAAGTTATGATTAGAATGAAATTAGATATTCATGCAATTCATGTAAATGATTGGCAAACGGCACTTGTTCCAATGCTTATAAAAACTAGATATAAACTAGATATTAAAACTGTTTTAACAATTCATAATCTAGCTTACCAAGGTGTTTTTGGGAAAGATGTTATGGATCAACTTGAACTTGATTGGGATACTTGCTTTAAATTTAATGGTTTAGAGTATTATGATGCAGTTAACTTTTTAAAAGCTGGTATCTATTTTAGTGACAAGGTTACAACAGTTAGTAGTACTTATGCACAAGAGATTCAAACAGCAAGTTTTGGAAATGGTTTAGATGAAACATTAAGAATCAATAGTTATAAACTAAAAGGGATTGTAAATGGAATTAGCACAGAAGTGTTTAATCCTAAAAAAGATGAATATATTGAAAAGAACTTCTCTTTTAAAAGCTATAAAGGAAAGAAAAAAAATAAAGAGCTTTTATGTGAGGAACTTGGATTAGTTGGAGATAATAAACCTTTATTTATATTTATTGGAAGATTTACTTCTCAAAAAGGTGTTGATTTAATTTTAGATGCGATGGAACTTTTCGCAAGTTATGAAGCAAATTTTGTAATTTTAGGAAGTGGTGAAGATTCATATAATAATGCCTTTAGAAGTTTAATTGATAGATATAAAAATATAAAAATTAGAATTGGTTATGATGAAGGTTTTGGAAGAAAATTATACGCAAGTGCAGATTATTTATTAATGCCTTCTATTTTTGAGCCATGTGGTCTTAATCAAATGATTTGTATGCAATATGGGGTTTTACCAATTGTTGCAAAAACAGGAGGATTAAAAGATACTGTTATAGATTTTACTGATATTAATAATTTAGAAGAATTAAGTCTAGGTGTTGGAGTAACCTTTGATGAACATAATCTGTTTTGGTTTAATCATGCAATTGCAAAGGCATTATCTTTATATGCAAATAAAGATAAATTTGAAGATATTTCTAAACATAATATGCAAATTGATAATTCATGGAAAAACTCTGCCCATGAGTATATAAATCTATATAAAAAATAA
- the glgP gene encoding alpha-glucan family phosphorylase, with product MSYLHSYEIDKKYSKSVAYFSMEFAIHQALKIYSGGLGFLAGSHMRSAYDLKQNVVGIGMLWSYGYYDQGRDEDRYLKVEFRRKRYYFLEDLNVSVTVDINGKPVIVKAYLVPSELFNSAPLILLSTDVEGNDYLARTITHKLYDQNNETRVAQEIVLGIGGAKILEALKYEPDIYHMNEGHSLPMAFELLNRFKDAREVKKRLVFTTHTPETAGNEEHNIYMLDRMGFFAGSQLHEVRDVTGIQGDSFSLTVGALKLAKIANGVSKIHGEVANEMWKDVEGRCEIIAITNAQNRRYWSDKTLMKALDEHEDFELDARKKHLKKMLFVEVANQTGKMFDPDVLTIVWARRFAEYKRPGLLKYDLQRFENLIKNQKHPVQIIWAGKPYPFDNLAINIFNDLNYMARAYKNVAILVGYELDLSMKLKKGCDVWLNNPRVTREASGTSGMSAAMNGTVNLSIADGWHPEFCKEGVNSFTITTEGRGLPIEEQDRLDNKYLMDILEDKILPMYYEDKKQWIEIMKNSMNDVIPAFESGRMANEYYEKMYR from the coding sequence ATGAGCTATTTACATAGTTATGAAATTGATAAAAAATATTCAAAATCTGTTGCTTATTTCTCAATGGAGTTTGCAATTCACCAAGCTTTAAAAATATACTCAGGGGGACTTGGTTTTTTAGCTGGTTCACATATGAGAAGTGCCTATGATTTAAAACAAAATGTTGTTGGAATAGGTATGCTTTGGAGTTATGGTTATTATGACCAAGGTAGAGATGAAGATAGATATTTAAAAGTTGAATTTAGAAGAAAAAGATATTATTTTTTAGAAGATTTAAATGTATCAGTAACTGTTGATATAAATGGAAAACCAGTTATTGTTAAAGCTTATTTAGTTCCTAGTGAACTTTTTAATTCTGCGCCATTAATTTTACTTTCAACAGATGTTGAGGGGAATGATTATTTAGCAAGAACAATTACCCATAAATTATATGACCAAAATAATGAAACTAGAGTAGCTCAAGAGATAGTTTTAGGTATTGGGGGAGCAAAAATCTTAGAAGCTTTAAAATATGAACCAGATATTTATCATATGAATGAAGGACATTCTTTACCAATGGCATTTGAATTATTAAATAGATTTAAAGATGCAAGGGAAGTTAAAAAAAGACTTGTTTTTACAACCCATACTCCAGAAACTGCAGGGAATGAAGAACATAATATTTATATGCTTGATAGAATGGGATTTTTTGCAGGTTCACAATTACATGAAGTTAGAGATGTAACAGGGATTCAAGGAGATAGTTTCTCTTTAACTGTTGGAGCTTTAAAATTGGCAAAAATTGCAAATGGAGTTTCTAAAATCCATGGTGAAGTTGCAAATGAGATGTGGAAAGATGTTGAGGGTAGATGTGAAATTATTGCAATTACAAATGCTCAAAATAGAAGATATTGGAGTGATAAAACTCTGATGAAAGCTTTAGATGAACATGAGGATTTTGAACTTGATGCAAGAAAAAAACATTTAAAGAAAATGCTTTTTGTAGAAGTTGCAAACCAAACAGGAAAAATGTTTGACCCAGATGTTTTAACTATTGTTTGGGCAAGAAGATTTGCAGAATATAAAAGACCAGGTCTTTTAAAATATGATTTACAAAGATTTGAAAACCTAATTAAAAATCAAAAACATCCAGTTCAAATTATTTGGGCAGGGAAACCTTATCCCTTTGATAACTTAGCAATTAATATTTTTAATGATTTAAATTATATGGCAAGAGCTTATAAAAATGTAGCTATTTTAGTTGGATATGAATTAGACCTTTCTATGAAGTTAAAAAAAGGTTGTGATGTTTGGCTAAATAATCCAAGAGTTACTAGAGAAGCTAGTGGTACAAGTGGGATGAGTGCAGCGATGAATGGTACAGTTAATTTATCTATTGCTGATGGTTGGCATCCAGAATTTTGTAAAGAAGGAGTTAATTCTTTTACAATTACAACAGAAGGAAGAGGTCTTCCAATTGAGGAACAAGATAGATTAGATAATAAGTATTTAATGGATATCTTAGAAGATAAAATTTTGCCTATGTATTATGAAGATAAAAAACAATGGATTGAAATAATGAAAAATTCAATGAATGATGTTATACCAGCATTTGAATCTGGACGAATGGCAAATGAATATTACGAAAAGATGTATAGATAA
- the pgm gene encoding phosphoglucomutase (alpha-D-glucose-1,6-bisphosphate-dependent), whose product MGVHEFAGKKAPKSILENIPQLISDYYTKVPDVENEAHMVAFGTSGHRGCASKNSFNEEHIMAMAQAVAEFHKQKGHSQLFVGMDTHALSTPAHRTTLEVLAANGVKTYYAKDFGYTPTPVISHAILSHENSDGIVITPSHNPPSDGGFKYNFSDGGPADESITKVIEVRANEILKNDLQDVKLMDLESALESGFLFEYDFVSPYVDDLVNVIDMDVIKDANLKIGADAMGGSGMAYYTAIKEKYNLNIEVFNDTPDFTFSFMCCDKDGKIRMDCSSPYAMAGLIDLKEDFDIAFGNDTDFDRHGIVTKSKGLLNPNHYLSVAIDYLSKNREFDGLGVGKTLVSSSMIDRVVKDNGKKVFETPVGFKWFVKPLNTKEVFFGGEESAGASFLRKNGQPWSTDKDGIILNLLAVEILAKTKKDPGLYYDDLIEKFGEPVYGRLDAIANNEQKKALKNLKPEDIKADTLAGEKIESILTKADNGAAIGGLKVSTQNGWFAIRPSGTEDIYKIYGESFKGSEHLKQIQIEAQEIVNNIFDNI is encoded by the coding sequence ATGGGAGTACATGAATTTGCAGGGAAAAAGGCACCAAAATCAATTTTAGAAAATATTCCACAACTAATAAGTGATTATTATACAAAAGTTCCAGATGTAGAAAATGAAGCTCATATGGTAGCTTTTGGAACTTCAGGTCACAGAGGTTGTGCTTCTAAAAATAGTTTTAATGAAGAGCATATTATGGCAATGGCTCAAGCTGTTGCTGAGTTTCATAAGCAAAAAGGTCATTCTCAACTTTTTGTGGGGATGGATACACATGCTTTATCAACTCCAGCTCATAGAACTACACTTGAGGTTTTAGCTGCAAATGGTGTTAAAACTTATTATGCAAAAGATTTTGGGTATACACCAACACCTGTAATCTCTCATGCAATCCTAAGTCATGAAAATTCAGATGGGATAGTAATAACTCCTTCTCATAATCCTCCAAGTGATGGTGGGTTTAAATATAACTTTAGTGATGGAGGACCAGCTGATGAATCAATCACAAAAGTTATTGAAGTAAGGGCTAATGAGATTTTAAAAAACGATTTACAAGATGTAAAGTTAATGGATTTAGAAAGTGCCCTAGAATCAGGTTTTTTATTTGAATATGATTTTGTAAGTCCATATGTTGATGATTTAGTAAATGTAATTGATATGGATGTTATTAAAGATGCCAATTTAAAAATTGGTGCCGATGCCATGGGTGGATCTGGTATGGCATATTACACAGCTATAAAAGAAAAATATAATTTAAATATTGAAGTGTTTAATGATACTCCTGATTTCACATTTTCATTTATGTGTTGTGACAAAGATGGAAAGATTAGAATGGATTGTTCTTCACCATATGCAATGGCAGGATTAATTGATTTAAAAGAGGATTTTGATATTGCCTTTGGAAATGATACAGATTTTGATAGACATGGTATTGTTACAAAAAGTAAAGGTTTATTAAATCCAAACCATTATTTATCTGTTGCAATTGATTATCTATCAAAAAATAGAGAGTTTGATGGTTTAGGTGTAGGAAAAACACTTGTAAGTTCATCTATGATTGATAGAGTTGTAAAAGATAATGGTAAAAAAGTATTTGAAACGCCAGTTGGATTTAAATGGTTTGTAAAACCATTAAATACAAAAGAGGTATTCTTTGGTGGAGAAGAGAGTGCAGGGGCTTCATTTTTAAGAAAAAATGGACAACCTTGGAGTACAGATAAAGATGGGATAATTTTAAATCTTCTAGCAGTTGAAATTTTAGCAAAAACAAAAAAAGACCCTGGACTTTATTATGATGATTTAATTGAAAAATTTGGTGAGCCAGTATATGGAAGATTAGATGCCATTGCTAATAATGAACAGAAAAAAGCACTTAAAAATTTAAAACCTGAGGATATAAAAGCTGATACCTTAGCCGGTGAAAAAATAGAATCAATTTTAACAAAAGCAGATAATGGTGCAGCAATTGGTGGATTAAAAGTAAGTACACAAAATGGTTGGTTTGCTATTAGACCAAGTGGTACGGAAGATATTTATAAAATATATGGGGAAAGTTTTAAAGGAAGTGAACATTTAAAACAAATACAGATTGAAGCACAAGAGATAGTAAATAATATATTCGATAATATTTAA